ATCGCCCGTGGGCGGGCGCATGATGCCCTCCGGGTCCTGCCCGAAGGCGCGGCGCTGCATCTCGATGAACGAACGCATCTGTTGTCCTCGCGGGCTCTGCTCGAACGTCAGCCCCGTCATCGTCTCTCGGTGCTCCGAGCGGTCCTGCGCGGCGTAGCTCTGCACGCGATCGCGCAGGTAGTCGACCAGGGGCCGCTCCGAGCTGGCGACCGCCTGCAGTCGGACGGTGCGCAGCTCGTCGACGTCGACGCGCTCCCAGTCGATGCGGTAGCCGGCGGCGGCCGCGAGCTGGGTGATGAAAGCGCTCTGGCTTCGGGTGTTGCCGTCTCTCATCGGGTGCAGCGCCGTCAGCTCGCCCCAGTGGTACGCGAGCCGGTCGACGAACTGGTCATGCGGCATCCCGCGCAGGTAGTTGTCCCGTCGTAGCGCGTCGTCGATCGCGCGTGCCTGGGCGGGGATGAACTCGGGCCGGCTGTACGGGATGCCGGTCCCCATCGCCTGCGCGTCGACGTCGCGCAGTTGGCCGGCGAAGGGGTAAATCTCGTCGAACAGGCGACGGTGGATCGCCTGGAGCTGCGCGACGTCGAAACGTGTCGGCAGCGGCTCGCGGGACATGGCCGCCCACCGTACGGATGCGACGGCGTTGAGGGCCTGATCGAGCTTGGCCGCGTCGCGGATGTTGTAGTGGTTGACCAGCACTCCCCCGGAGCCGGGGTAGGTGTACTTGTCGTCGACGCTCACGCCTCGCGGAATGCCTCACGGATCTCGCGCATGGCGACCTCTTCGGAGATCTCGCCGGTGAGGACGCGGCGAGCTCGCTCGAGCGCAGCGACGTCCGGGAAGTGGCCGGCGAGCTGGTGGCTCTTCTCGATTTCGGCCATGACGTTCTCCACGTCGATCGGCCGATCGAGGCCTGGCACTATGACCGTCTGACGCTCGGTGCGCGAAATGCTCATTGGGGCCTCCCTCATCGACTCCCATTCTACCGCGTTTGCTCAAAAACCTCCATCGTGGGTTTTGAGCAAAACAGTGTTTCGGCAGGGATTTTGAGCATCATCGCAGCCGCAGGATTCCGCGGCTCTCCACGGTCGGTCGTGCGCTGTTCAGAAACGACCGTTTTCGGCAACCGATGGGGCGCCGCAAAGTAACTGCGCGACACGCCGAGCATCAATCCGCCGAAACCCCCTGCCGAAACCAGATCGCGCCGAAAGGGCGGCGGTAGCGTTTTTGGCATGGCACACGAAGTCGGATACGCGCGAGTCTCCAAGCGCGAACAGAACCCAGAGGCGCAAGAAGCCGAGTTGCGCGCCGCGGGATGCGAGCGCGTGTTTGTCGATCGCGGAGAGTCCAGCAGGATCATGGACAGGCCACAGTGGCTTGCCTGTCTCGACTACCTTCGGCCGGGAGACACCCTCAAGGTTCGCCGCCTCGACAGGCTCGCAGGAAGTGAACGCATCCTGATCGACACGCTCCAGGATCTCGACGCGCGGCAGGTGAACATTGTCAGCCTTACCGAGCCGATGATCGACACAACTACCCCGATGGGCCGTGCCCTTTTCGGCATCGTTGCCGTCTTCGCCCAGTTGCGCGT
This genomic window from Leifsonia xyli subsp. cynodontis DSM 46306 contains:
- a CDS encoding Fic/DOC family protein; translation: MSVDDKYTYPGSGGVLVNHYNIRDAAKLDQALNAVASVRWAAMSREPLPTRFDVAQLQAIHRRLFDEIYPFAGQLRDVDAQAMGTGIPYSRPEFIPAQARAIDDALRRDNYLRGMPHDQFVDRLAYHWGELTALHPMRDGNTRSQSAFITQLAAAAGYRIDWERVDVDELRTVRLQAVASSERPLVDYLRDRVQSYAAQDRSEHRETMTGLTFEQSPRGQQMRSFIEMQRRAFGQDPEGIMRPPTGDAAASRPRPPEGRSTEQRRGLS
- a CDS encoding recombinase family protein → MAHEVGYARVSKREQNPEAQEAELRAAGCERVFVDRGESSRIMDRPQWLACLDYLRPGDTLKVRRLDRLAGSERILIDTLQDLDARQVNIVSLTEPMIDTTTPMGRALFGIVAVFAQLRVDTIRENTQRGLDYARSQGRVGGRPSVMTPERIATAERMRAEQHSWESIGRILGVGASSVRRALASCVSQGRWSIC